One window of bacterium genomic DNA carries:
- a CDS encoding cytochrome b5 domain-containing protein, translating to MKVFDKEELAKYDGIDGRPPYGAYLGKVYDFTGMKEADHGDHYGHPFGVDLTDAIDEAPHDDNLVFAFPVVGVFKE from the coding sequence ATGAAAGTGTTCGATAAGGAAGAACTCGCAAAATACGATGGCATTGACGGACGTCCGCCCTACGGGGCCTATCTGGGAAAGGTCTACGATTTTACCGGCATGAAGGAAGCTGACCACGGCGACCATTACGGTCACCCCTTCGGCGTCGACCTCACCGACGCCATCGACGAAGCCCCCCATGATGACAACCTGGTGTTCGCGTTCCCCGTTGTTGGAGTGTTCAAGGAGTAA